A stretch of DNA from Nitrospira sp. KM1:
CTCATCGAGTCCGTTGTTGCTCTCCCTTTGGTACTACCTCCAACCGTTCTTGGGTTCTATATCCTTGTCGCCATCGGTCCGTATAGCCCCGTCGGCCGCCTCTACACCGATATTGTCGGTCACCCGTTGCCCTTCAGTTTTCAGGGGCTGCTGTTCGCCTCGATTCTCTACAGCCTTCCATTTGCGGTGCAGCCGTTCGCCTCGGCATTCGAGCATGTGGACCGAAAGCTGATCGAAACGTCTTGGACGCTGGGCGCCTCAAAACTCGCGACGTTCTTCAGACTCATTTGTCCATTATCCAAGGCCGGCCTCGTCACCGGAATCGTGCTCAGTTTTGCGCACACGCTCGGAGAGTTCGGCGTCGTCCTGATGGTAGGAGGAAACATAGAAGGGCAGACCAGAACCGTTTCCATTGACATCTACGACGAGGTGCAGGCCTTGAACTACGGAAGCGCAGCGAAGACAGCCCTCTTGTTGCTCGTCGTTTCGTATGGTGTGCTGCTCTTGGTCTATGCCATGAATCGAAAGGTGTGGGCGGCATGGCCGAGGAGATGATCGTTGACATCACCAAGACGTTTCCTGGACGACCGCCTATTCGCGCCTCCTTTCGGTATGTGCTGGAAGGCTCGACCGTTCTCATACTCTTCGGCCCGTCAGGTTCAGGGAAAACCACCATCCTACGTTCCATCGCCGGACTTGAGCGACCGGAGCGCGGAATAATCCGATTCCAGTCGGACATATGGTTGGACAATGAAGCGGCGTTGGAAGTGTCGCCTCAAGATCGCCGTGTCGGCTATATGCCCCAGGACTATGGGCTGTTTCCGAATTATTCAGTGACCGGAAATATCGCGTATGGCCTGGCCGGAATGCGTGCGGCTGATCGGGAAAAGCGCGTGCAAGACATGTTGAGGTTGTTTCATCTGCGCGAGTTGGAACATGCGAGACCGCGGGAATTGTCGGGCGGGCAACAGCAGCGGGTCGCGCTGGC
This window harbors:
- the modB gene encoding molybdate ABC transporter permease subunit; the encoded protein is MDWTAIWVTFKLASLTSAALVIVGLPIAYWLTFSKWRGKFLIESVVALPLVLPPTVLGFYILVAIGPYSPVGRLYTDIVGHPLPFSFQGLLFASILYSLPFAVQPFASAFEHVDRKLIETSWTLGASKLATFFRLICPLSKAGLVTGIVLSFAHTLGEFGVVLMVGGNIEGQTRTVSIDIYDEVQALNYGSAAKTALLLLVVSYGVLLLVYAMNRKVWAAWPRR